Proteins encoded together in one Pseudoalteromonas xiamenensis window:
- a CDS encoding protein-glutamate methylesterase/protein-glutamine glutaminase yields MAVKVLVVDDSSFFRRRVTEILEQDPEIKVIDFAVNGQEAVEKAAKLRPDVITMDVEMPVLDGISAVKQIMQSNPTPILMFSSLTREGASATLDALDAGALDFLPKKFEDIARNSDDAIKSLQNKVKEIGRRRLPRFVRPSYTPSASAPAPNTPLSSGLSRPSIAQPDRTFSRSSAPVSPVSPITSARASGKKYQLVAIGTSTGGPVALQTILTQLPANFPHPILLIQHMPAAFTPAFAQRLNTLCKIKVKEAENGDRLQAGVAYLAPGGQQMMVESRGGSRTLRVFEDDSARITYKPSVDVTFASAAKAYSGDVLAVVLTGMGADGRDGSRLLKQAGATIWAQDEKTCVVYGMPAAVANAGLAAESLPLQDFAQRIAKEVGC; encoded by the coding sequence ATGGCAGTCAAAGTATTAGTTGTAGATGATTCGAGCTTCTTTCGCCGCAGAGTTACAGAAATATTAGAGCAAGACCCTGAAATCAAGGTAATTGATTTTGCAGTAAATGGTCAAGAAGCGGTTGAAAAAGCAGCGAAATTGCGACCCGATGTGATCACAATGGATGTCGAGATGCCTGTGTTGGATGGCATAAGTGCAGTAAAACAAATTATGCAATCGAATCCGACACCCATCCTTATGTTTTCATCGTTGACGCGAGAAGGTGCAAGTGCCACGTTGGACGCGCTCGATGCGGGGGCATTAGATTTCCTTCCGAAGAAATTTGAAGACATTGCGCGAAATAGTGACGATGCGATTAAGTCGCTGCAAAATAAAGTTAAGGAAATTGGACGTAGGCGTTTACCTCGTTTTGTTCGACCATCCTATACACCTTCAGCTTCAGCGCCAGCGCCAAATACGCCACTTTCAAGTGGGCTGAGTAGACCATCTATTGCGCAACCAGATAGAACGTTTTCTCGTTCAAGCGCACCTGTAAGCCCTGTGTCGCCTATAACCAGTGCCAGAGCCTCAGGTAAAAAATATCAACTAGTGGCTATTGGTACCTCGACAGGTGGGCCTGTCGCATTGCAAACGATTTTAACGCAATTACCGGCTAACTTCCCGCACCCTATTTTGCTTATCCAGCATATGCCTGCGGCCTTTACACCCGCTTTTGCACAACGCTTAAATACGCTATGTAAAATTAAAGTGAAAGAAGCCGAGAATGGTGACCGTCTGCAAGCGGGTGTTGCGTATTTGGCTCCAGGTGGTCAGCAAATGATGGTTGAAAGTCGCGGTGGTTCAAGAACCTTGCGCGTGTTTGAAGATGACAGTGCAAGAATAACGTATAAACCATCTGTTGATGTCACGTTTGCGAGTGCCGCAAAAGCCTATAGCGGTGACGTACTCGCAGTTGTGTTAACTGGGATGGGCGCCGACGGGCGAGATGGCTCTCGATTGCTAAAGCAAGCTGGAGCAACTATTTGGGCACAAGATGAAAAAACCTGTGTGGTTTACGGTATGCCTGCGGCGGTTGCCAATGCAGGGCTTGCCGCAGAAAGTCTGCCTTTGCAGGACTTTGCTCAGCGCATTGCCAAAGAAGTAGGATGCTGA